In Arthrobacter sp. SLBN-83, one DNA window encodes the following:
- a CDS encoding DUF4383 domain-containing protein: MTTMNSGGRTVGRTNIQKATLAVGVVFLLVGILGFIPGITSNYDSLGFAGHGSGALLLGIFQVSILHNIVHLLFGIAGVAMARSAAASRNYLVVGGAIYLVLWLYGLLIGQDSGANFVPVNSADNWLHFVLGVAMIGLGVALSRGTARAGRTSTAAR, from the coding sequence ATGACAACCATGAATTCCGGCGGTCGCACCGTAGGCCGGACCAACATCCAAAAAGCCACCCTTGCCGTAGGCGTGGTCTTCCTCCTGGTGGGGATTCTGGGGTTCATCCCCGGCATCACTTCCAACTACGACTCCCTGGGCTTCGCCGGACACGGATCCGGGGCCCTGCTGCTGGGCATTTTCCAGGTATCGATCCTGCATAACATCGTGCACCTGCTGTTCGGCATCGCTGGCGTCGCTATGGCGCGCAGCGCGGCAGCCTCCAGGAACTACCTGGTGGTCGGCGGCGCCATCTACCTGGTGCTGTGGCTCTACGGCCTGCTCATCGGCCAGGACAGCGGAGCCAACTTCGTGCCGGTCAACAGTGCTGACAACTGGCTGCACTTCGTCCTCGGAGTCGCCATGATCGGGCTGGGCGTGGCCCTGTCCCGTGGGACGGCGCGTGCAGGCCGCACCAGCACGGCAGCCCGGTAG
- a CDS encoding FAD-dependent oxidoreductase produces MTSIWLDRREPFTSDPFEPDTKYDTVVAGAGLTGLVTALLLARSGQDVLVLEARHPGAVTTGNTTAKVTLLQGTFLSQLARQYSRKQVQAYVDGNREGQAWLLRYLEEQNVPFQRRDAYTYAASAQGTEKLREEIGAATTAGLDVDYVRDAGLPFPVHGAVRMRNQAQINPLDVLDALVADIRSRGGRIVSGVRLRDVTGDSPSAVRTNRGSVRADRVVLATGIPVLDRGLYFAKLKPSRSYAAALQLQEDQAPPPGMYISVEQPTHSLRDYEVDGRNLLLVGGHGHQVGRTESEKAHLAGLLDWAGKHYPGAVTTHTWSAQDYMPTNLMPFFGKLPRGKGQIYFGTGYNKWGMTNAVAAALGISADILGGQVPWAETIHHRITSPAGALSAVTLNAGVAARMATDWGKVTAEGRKIDGLKRGTDQAHAPAVAGPSAAAAPPEGQGKVYRDGNRPVAVSTVDGTTCRLSAVCTHMGGILHWNDNERSWDCPLHGSRFTNEGRLLEGPATKDLPEAGTA; encoded by the coding sequence ATGACGTCAATTTGGCTGGACCGCAGGGAGCCCTTTACATCTGATCCTTTTGAGCCGGACACCAAGTACGACACGGTGGTGGCGGGCGCAGGCCTGACCGGGTTGGTCACAGCCCTGCTGCTGGCCCGGTCCGGGCAGGATGTGCTGGTACTGGAGGCACGGCACCCCGGCGCCGTAACCACCGGCAACACCACGGCCAAAGTAACACTGCTGCAGGGAACCTTCCTGTCCCAGCTTGCCCGCCAGTACTCCCGGAAACAGGTGCAGGCTTACGTTGACGGAAACCGGGAAGGGCAGGCATGGCTGCTCCGCTACCTCGAGGAACAGAACGTGCCCTTCCAGCGCCGGGATGCCTACACCTACGCCGCCTCCGCCCAGGGCACCGAAAAGCTGCGCGAAGAGATTGGCGCCGCCACCACCGCCGGGCTGGACGTGGACTACGTGCGTGACGCCGGCCTGCCCTTTCCGGTCCACGGTGCCGTGCGCATGCGGAACCAGGCCCAGATCAACCCGCTGGACGTCCTTGACGCACTGGTGGCAGACATCCGCAGCCGGGGCGGACGCATCGTCAGCGGCGTGCGCCTCCGCGACGTCACCGGGGATTCCCCCTCCGCCGTCCGCACCAACCGGGGCAGCGTGAGGGCGGACAGGGTGGTCCTGGCCACCGGCATCCCCGTCCTGGACCGCGGCCTCTATTTCGCCAAGCTGAAGCCAAGCCGCTCCTATGCCGCCGCACTTCAACTGCAGGAGGACCAGGCACCTCCGCCGGGCATGTATATCTCCGTTGAGCAGCCCACCCACTCCCTCCGGGACTACGAAGTGGACGGCAGGAACCTGCTGCTGGTGGGCGGCCACGGCCACCAGGTAGGCCGCACGGAGTCCGAAAAGGCCCATCTCGCGGGCCTGCTGGACTGGGCCGGGAAGCATTACCCCGGCGCCGTCACCACCCACACATGGTCGGCGCAGGACTACATGCCCACCAACCTCATGCCGTTCTTCGGCAAACTCCCCCGCGGCAAGGGCCAGATCTACTTCGGCACCGGCTACAACAAGTGGGGAATGACCAACGCCGTGGCCGCCGCACTGGGCATCTCCGCGGACATCCTGGGCGGGCAGGTGCCCTGGGCGGAAACCATCCACCACCGCATCACATCGCCGGCAGGCGCCCTCTCCGCCGTCACGCTCAACGCCGGCGTGGCTGCCAGGATGGCCACGGACTGGGGAAAGGTGACCGCCGAGGGCCGCAAGATCGACGGCCTGAAACGCGGCACGGACCAGGCCCACGCACCTGCGGTGGCCGGTCCGTCCGCGGCCGCTGCCCCGCCGGAAGGGCAAGGCAAGGTTTACCGGGACGGCAACCGCCCGGTGGCAGTGTCCACCGTGGACGGAACCACGTGCCGGCTGTCCGCAGTCTGCACCCATATGGGCGGGATCCTGCACTGGAACGACAACGAGCGGTCGTGGGACTGCCCGCTGCACGGCTCCCGGTTCACAAACGAGGGCCGGTTGCTCGAAGGCCCCGCCACCAAAGACCTGCCGGAGGCCGGAACTGCCTGA
- a CDS encoding Lhr family ATP-dependent helicase translates to MGQFSRPTREWFLGAFSEPTPAQAGAWNAISSGSHALVVAPTGSGKTLAAFLWALDRLLASAPEAPESVAAETPAKGRRTRAPKRKTRVLYISPLKALGVDVERNLRSPLIGITQTAKRLGLPAPLITVGVRSGDTPAADRRALLSNPPDILITTPESLFLMLTSKARETLTEVDTIIIDEVHAVAGTKRGAHLAVSLERLDALLPKPAQRIGLSATVEPKELVAQFLAGSAPVEIVAPPARKNWDLTVSVPVEDMSDLQGAAGAFDSGPASGLQPQASIWPHVEEKIVDLVLANQSTIVFANSRRLAERLTARLNEIYAERQLVAVGGGWDDPAPEGHAGASGSREASASGTPASTATPAHMMAQAGSTAGADPVLARAHHGSVSKDQRALIEDDLKSGRLRCVVATSSLELGIDMGAVDLVVQVESPPSVASGLQRVGRAGHQVGEISQGVLFPKHRADLVHTAITVERMLDGKIERLSIPANPLDILAQQTVAATALGSIDVEEWFSTVRRSAPFASLPRSAFEATLDLLAGRYPSDEFAELRPRIIWDRNAGTIEGRPGAQRLAVTSGGTIPDRGLFGVYIIGTEQEGAASPAEDGKPARAPKGGRRVGELDEEMVYESRVGDVFALGATSWKIEDITHDRVLVSPAFGQPGKLPFWKGDSLGRPVDLGRALGAFVRELSASDAGPAAERCKASGLDDFAANNLIQYLTEQKQATEVVPSDTTLVVERFHDELGDWRVILHSPFGMPVHAPWALAVGQRLHQRYGLDGSAMAADDGIVLRVPMMEDEPPGAELFLFDPEELEQIVTAEVGASALFASRFRECAARALLLPRQTPGKRQPLWQQRQRSAQLLDVARKYPTFPIVLETVRECLQDVYDLPALKDIAASVERRELRILQTTTQQPSPFAKSLLFGYVAQFLYEGDSPLAERRAAALALDSTLLNELLGRVELRELLDAKVIEATERELQRLAPDRRARGMEGVADLLRLLGPLAPEETAARLQGAAGADQETTTPGPAGSAATATPEPPSESGGPGQVEAEPGPMPAATVAEAAAHLAALQRANRAIKVNIGGVERFAAVEDAARLRDAIGVPLPMGVPLAFIEPVADPLGDLVSRYARTHGPFTAAEAATRLGLGVAVVGTALKRLAADGRVVEGEFRPHVTSTAGTLAEPAVDEAALPEAAPAEAGALEAAQLEAGHPATAPGTHEPAQPTGDVAPPPAEAHAPEVPHSIASEWCDAEVLRKLRRRSLAALRAEVEPVDAAAYGRFLPAWQHVRTPGGGRGQPSLRGLDGIITAIDQLSGVPVPASAWEPLVLATRVSNYQPAMLDELMAAGEVLWSGAGALPGNDGWISLHLADSAELTLNPAPEFEPGDAGQRLLDHLRNNGGGYFFRQLTEVAGGMDAVLGDQEVVTALWDLAWAGRITGDTFAPVRALIAGGHTSHRQVARAPRARAPRLSRLGRSHGTGLMGSPGLAGGRYGTQGAATPPTAAGRWSALPEPELDPTIHARATAELLLDRYGVVTRGSVMAEQILGGFGLMYKVLARLEEAGRCRRGYFIEHLGAAQFAVPATVDRLRSYSEDTQLAKAEPVALALAATDPANPYGAALPWPALQQDAGTGHRPGRKAGALVVLVDGALVLYVERGGKTLLAFSEDDAVLAAAGTALVGVVTRGAVDKLIMEKVNGHDLLDTPVAAALSSAGAYSTPKGLRIRA, encoded by the coding sequence ATGGGCCAGTTCAGCCGGCCCACCCGGGAGTGGTTCCTGGGCGCGTTTTCCGAACCAACACCTGCGCAGGCAGGAGCCTGGAACGCCATTTCCTCGGGGTCGCATGCGCTGGTGGTGGCCCCCACGGGCTCCGGCAAAACCCTTGCCGCCTTCCTTTGGGCACTGGACCGGCTCTTGGCATCTGCCCCCGAAGCCCCTGAATCCGTAGCGGCTGAGACGCCCGCGAAGGGAAGGCGGACCCGCGCGCCCAAGCGCAAGACCCGGGTCCTTTACATTTCGCCCCTGAAGGCTTTGGGCGTGGACGTGGAACGCAACCTGCGGTCCCCCCTGATCGGCATCACCCAGACAGCCAAGCGGCTGGGGCTTCCGGCGCCGCTGATCACGGTGGGGGTCCGGTCCGGGGATACGCCCGCTGCGGACCGGCGTGCCCTTTTGAGCAACCCGCCGGACATCCTCATCACCACCCCCGAGTCCCTGTTCCTCATGCTCACCTCCAAGGCCCGGGAGACCCTTACCGAGGTGGACACCATCATCATCGACGAGGTCCACGCCGTGGCCGGGACCAAGCGCGGCGCCCACCTTGCGGTATCCCTGGAACGGTTGGACGCGCTGCTGCCCAAACCCGCACAGCGCATCGGGCTTTCCGCCACGGTGGAACCCAAGGAGCTCGTGGCCCAGTTCCTTGCCGGTTCGGCTCCGGTGGAGATTGTGGCACCGCCCGCCAGGAAGAACTGGGACCTTACGGTCTCCGTACCCGTGGAGGATATGTCTGACCTGCAGGGCGCAGCGGGAGCATTCGATTCCGGGCCGGCCTCCGGGCTCCAGCCGCAGGCATCGATCTGGCCGCATGTGGAAGAGAAGATCGTAGACCTGGTGCTGGCCAACCAGTCCACCATTGTCTTCGCCAACTCCCGGCGCCTGGCCGAGCGCTTGACGGCCCGGCTCAACGAAATCTATGCGGAGCGCCAGCTGGTTGCGGTGGGCGGCGGGTGGGACGATCCCGCCCCGGAAGGGCACGCGGGTGCGTCCGGAAGCCGGGAGGCATCGGCGTCCGGCACTCCCGCATCAACCGCCACGCCCGCGCACATGATGGCCCAGGCCGGAAGCACCGCCGGTGCGGACCCTGTCCTGGCCCGCGCCCACCACGGCTCCGTCTCCAAGGACCAGCGCGCCCTCATCGAGGACGACCTCAAATCCGGGCGGCTGCGCTGCGTGGTGGCCACGTCGTCCCTCGAGCTCGGCATCGACATGGGAGCAGTGGACCTGGTGGTGCAGGTGGAGTCGCCGCCTTCGGTGGCCAGCGGCCTGCAGCGCGTGGGCCGGGCCGGGCACCAGGTGGGCGAGATTTCCCAGGGCGTCCTTTTCCCCAAGCACCGGGCGGACCTGGTCCACACCGCCATCACCGTGGAGCGGATGCTGGACGGCAAGATTGAGCGCCTGAGCATCCCGGCCAACCCACTGGACATCCTGGCCCAGCAGACCGTGGCCGCCACCGCCCTGGGCAGCATCGATGTGGAGGAGTGGTTCAGCACCGTCCGGCGTTCAGCGCCGTTCGCTTCCCTTCCCCGTTCGGCGTTCGAGGCCACCCTGGACCTGCTCGCCGGCCGCTACCCCTCCGATGAGTTCGCCGAGCTGCGGCCCAGGATCATCTGGGACCGCAATGCCGGAACCATCGAAGGCCGGCCCGGCGCCCAGCGCCTGGCCGTCACGTCCGGCGGCACCATCCCGGACCGCGGCCTGTTCGGCGTCTACATCATCGGCACCGAGCAGGAAGGGGCGGCTTCCCCTGCCGAGGACGGAAAACCTGCGCGCGCCCCGAAAGGCGGCCGGCGCGTGGGCGAGCTGGACGAAGAGATGGTCTACGAGTCCAGGGTGGGCGACGTCTTTGCCCTGGGTGCCACCAGCTGGAAGATCGAGGACATTACGCACGACCGCGTCCTGGTCTCCCCCGCTTTTGGGCAGCCCGGCAAACTTCCGTTCTGGAAGGGCGATTCGCTGGGGCGGCCGGTGGACCTGGGCCGGGCCCTGGGCGCGTTTGTCCGCGAGCTGTCGGCCTCCGACGCCGGCCCTGCCGCCGAGCGCTGCAAGGCCAGCGGGCTGGACGACTTCGCGGCGAACAACCTTATCCAGTACCTCACCGAGCAAAAACAGGCCACAGAGGTAGTCCCCAGCGACACCACCCTCGTCGTGGAGCGGTTCCACGACGAACTGGGCGACTGGCGCGTGATCCTGCACAGCCCCTTCGGCATGCCGGTGCACGCGCCGTGGGCACTGGCCGTGGGGCAGCGGCTCCACCAGCGCTACGGGCTGGACGGCTCGGCAATGGCGGCCGACGACGGCATCGTGCTACGGGTACCCATGATGGAGGACGAACCGCCGGGTGCTGAACTATTCCTCTTCGATCCGGAGGAACTGGAGCAGATCGTCACTGCCGAGGTTGGCGCCAGCGCCTTGTTCGCGTCGCGGTTCCGCGAATGTGCCGCCCGCGCGCTCCTGCTGCCCCGGCAGACCCCCGGCAAGCGGCAGCCGCTGTGGCAGCAACGCCAGCGGTCAGCCCAGTTGCTGGATGTGGCCCGGAAGTACCCCACATTCCCCATCGTCCTGGAAACAGTGCGTGAATGCCTCCAGGACGTCTACGACCTGCCGGCGTTGAAGGACATCGCTGCATCCGTGGAACGGCGGGAACTACGGATCCTGCAGACCACCACCCAGCAGCCTTCACCGTTCGCCAAGTCCCTGCTCTTCGGCTACGTGGCCCAGTTCCTCTACGAGGGCGATTCCCCACTCGCGGAACGGCGGGCAGCCGCCCTGGCGCTGGACTCCACCCTCCTGAACGAACTCCTGGGGCGGGTGGAACTGCGCGAACTCCTGGATGCAAAGGTCATCGAGGCCACCGAGCGCGAGTTGCAGCGCTTGGCACCGGACCGCAGGGCACGTGGGATGGAAGGCGTCGCGGACCTCTTGCGGCTGCTGGGTCCGCTGGCGCCCGAAGAAACCGCGGCACGGCTGCAGGGCGCGGCTGGGGCTGATCAGGAAACTACCACGCCGGGGCCGGCCGGAAGCGCGGCCACTGCAACTCCGGAGCCGCCGAGTGAAAGCGGCGGCCCGGGGCAGGTTGAAGCGGAGCCTGGACCCATGCCCGCAGCCACCGTGGCAGAAGCGGCAGCACATCTCGCGGCGCTGCAGCGAGCCAACCGCGCCATTAAGGTCAACATCGGCGGGGTTGAGCGTTTCGCCGCCGTGGAGGATGCAGCGCGCCTTCGGGATGCCATCGGTGTGCCGCTGCCCATGGGTGTGCCGTTGGCTTTCATTGAACCGGTTGCCGATCCCCTGGGTGACCTTGTCTCCCGCTACGCACGGACGCATGGGCCCTTTACTGCCGCCGAAGCAGCCACCCGGCTCGGCCTGGGCGTGGCCGTGGTGGGAACCGCGCTGAAACGGCTGGCAGCGGACGGCCGAGTGGTGGAGGGCGAATTCCGGCCCCATGTCACCTCGACGGCAGGCACACTTGCTGAACCAGCGGTGGATGAAGCCGCACTCCCTGAAGCAGCGCCGGCGGAAGCAGGCGCGCTTGAAGCCGCCCAGCTGGAAGCCGGCCATCCTGCCACCGCCCCGGGCACTCATGAACCAGCACAGCCAACTGGCGACGTGGCTCCGCCGCCCGCTGAAGCACACGCGCCGGAGGTGCCCCACTCCATCGCCAGCGAATGGTGTGACGCCGAGGTGCTGCGCAAGCTCCGCCGTCGTTCGCTGGCTGCCCTGCGCGCGGAAGTGGAGCCAGTGGATGCCGCCGCCTACGGACGCTTCCTGCCCGCGTGGCAGCACGTCAGGACGCCCGGCGGTGGCCGCGGCCAGCCCTCGCTGCGCGGACTGGACGGCATCATCACCGCCATCGACCAGCTCTCGGGAGTGCCCGTCCCGGCATCAGCCTGGGAACCGCTGGTGCTGGCCACCCGCGTATCCAACTACCAGCCCGCCATGCTGGACGAACTCATGGCCGCCGGTGAAGTGCTTTGGTCCGGGGCGGGCGCCCTTCCCGGCAACGACGGCTGGATCAGCCTGCATCTGGCGGATTCAGCCGAGCTGACGCTCAACCCCGCGCCCGAGTTCGAACCGGGGGATGCGGGACAACGCCTCCTGGACCACCTGCGCAACAACGGCGGCGGATACTTCTTCCGGCAACTGACGGAAGTGGCCGGCGGCATGGACGCCGTCCTGGGCGACCAGGAGGTGGTGACTGCGCTTTGGGATCTCGCATGGGCGGGGAGAATCACCGGCGACACCTTCGCCCCCGTCCGGGCCCTGATCGCCGGTGGCCACACCTCACACCGGCAGGTGGCCCGTGCCCCGCGTGCCAGGGCGCCGCGGCTTAGCCGGCTGGGCCGCTCCCATGGCACCGGCCTGATGGGGTCCCCGGGGCTGGCCGGCGGCCGGTACGGAACCCAGGGTGCCGCCACACCGCCCACCGCGGCAGGCCGCTGGTCCGCGCTCCCGGAGCCGGAACTCGATCCCACCATCCATGCCCGCGCCACCGCCGAACTCCTGCTGGACCGCTACGGCGTGGTCACCAGGGGCTCGGTCATGGCGGAACAGATCCTGGGCGGCTTCGGGCTCATGTACAAGGTGCTCGCGCGGCTCGAGGAAGCAGGCCGGTGCCGCCGGGGCTACTTCATCGAGCACCTGGGCGCCGCCCAGTTCGCGGTTCCCGCCACCGTGGACCGGCTCCGCTCCTACTCGGAGGACACCCAGCTGGCAAAAGCCGAACCCGTGGCCCTGGCCCTCGCCGCCACCGATCCCGCCAACCCCTATGGCGCCGCCTTGCCCTGGCCGGCCCTGCAGCAGGACGCCGGCACGGGCCACCGGCCGGGCCGCAAAGCGGGGGCCCTGGTGGTGCTGGTGGACGGTGCGCTGGTGCTCTACGTGGAGCGCGGCGGAAAGACCCTCCTGGCGTTCAGCGAGGACGACGCCGTGCTGGCGGCAGCTGGTACTGCGCTGGTGGGGGTGGTAACCCGCGGGGCGGTGGACAAGCTGATCATGGAGAAGGTGAACGGTCACGACCTCCTGGACACCCCTGTCGCTGCTGCCCTGAGCTCCGCCGGCGCCTACTCCACCCCGAAGGGACTGAGAATCCGTGCCTGA
- a CDS encoding Fpg/Nei family DNA glycosylase, giving the protein MPEGDSVWRAAHQLHDALAGQTLLASDFRVPRFATLNLAGWTVDEVVPRGKHLLMRVVSPEDKRLTIHSHLKMEGAWQVYPPGGRWRKPGFTARCVLRTAAADAVGFSLGIVEVVATANEDSIVGFLGPDLLGPDWDLDEAERRIRARPEVPIGVALLDQRNLAGIGNIYRCEACFLSGVHPATPVAEVADVRTMMTDAKQLLEVNLGPGRRVTILNSRGMPVGRMAGRPGYWVYGRERQPCLKCRTPIRRGLLGKPNGEEERDIYFCPKCQPAPT; this is encoded by the coding sequence GTGCCTGAGGGCGATTCCGTTTGGCGGGCGGCCCACCAACTGCACGACGCACTGGCCGGACAGACACTGCTTGCCTCCGACTTCCGCGTGCCCCGGTTCGCCACACTGAACCTTGCCGGCTGGACCGTGGACGAAGTTGTCCCCCGCGGCAAGCATCTTCTGATGCGGGTGGTCAGCCCGGAGGACAAAAGACTCACCATCCACTCACACTTGAAGATGGAAGGCGCGTGGCAGGTCTATCCGCCCGGCGGAAGGTGGCGCAAACCGGGCTTCACCGCCCGGTGCGTGCTGCGCACGGCAGCGGCAGACGCCGTCGGCTTTTCGCTTGGCATTGTGGAAGTGGTGGCAACAGCCAACGAAGACTCCATCGTCGGATTCCTCGGCCCGGACCTCCTGGGCCCGGACTGGGACCTGGACGAGGCTGAACGCCGCATCCGCGCCCGTCCCGAAGTCCCCATCGGAGTAGCCCTGCTGGACCAGCGGAACCTCGCCGGCATCGGCAACATCTACCGCTGCGAAGCGTGCTTCCTGTCAGGGGTGCATCCCGCCACGCCTGTGGCCGAGGTGGCCGACGTCCGGACCATGATGACCGACGCCAAGCAGCTCCTGGAGGTCAACCTTGGACCCGGCCGCCGCGTCACCATCCTCAACTCACGGGGCATGCCGGTGGGCAGGATGGCCGGCAGGCCCGGCTACTGGGTCTATGGCCGGGAGCGCCAGCCGTGCCTCAAATGCCGCACACCCATCCGGCGTGGGCTCCTGGGCAAGCCGAACGGCGAGGAGGAGCGGGACATCTACTTCTGCCCGAAATGCCAGCCGGCGCCTACCTGA
- the yczE gene encoding membrane protein YczE, with translation MMTRRLIQLFTGLALYGISLAMFIRAGLGLDPWDVFHQGLANRSGLSIGLVVIIVSFLVLLLWIPLRQMPGFGTLCNAILVGVFADIGLALLPPVSHLALQIVLLAGAVLMNAIASACYIGAGFGPGARDGLMTGLARRTGWTVRVSRTLIEVTVLAAGWLLGGSVGVGTVVYALAIGPLVHVLLPRFTVAAAPRISSTESSTANC, from the coding sequence ATGATGACCCGCAGACTGATCCAGCTCTTCACCGGCCTCGCCCTGTACGGCATTTCCCTGGCCATGTTCATCCGTGCCGGACTGGGCCTGGATCCCTGGGACGTCTTCCACCAGGGACTGGCCAACCGGTCCGGGCTGAGCATCGGCCTGGTGGTCATCATCGTGAGTTTCCTGGTGTTGCTGCTCTGGATCCCGCTGCGGCAGATGCCCGGCTTCGGAACACTGTGTAACGCCATCCTCGTGGGGGTCTTCGCGGACATCGGACTGGCGCTGCTGCCGCCGGTGTCCCACCTGGCCCTGCAGATTGTGCTCCTCGCCGGCGCAGTGCTGATGAATGCCATAGCCTCAGCCTGCTACATCGGCGCCGGTTTTGGGCCGGGCGCCCGCGACGGTCTCATGACCGGCCTGGCCCGCCGGACCGGATGGACTGTCAGGGTGTCACGCACCCTCATTGAGGTGACAGTGCTGGCGGCCGGCTGGCTGCTGGGCGGTTCGGTGGGCGTGGGCACTGTGGTCTACGCCCTGGCCATCGGTCCCTTGGTGCACGTGCTGCTGCCGCGTTTCACGGTGGCTGCCGCGCCGCGGATATCCAGCACTGAAAGCAGCACCGCGAACTGTTGA
- the yczR gene encoding MocR-like transcription factor YczR has product MAAALTALALSRLLGPWNTGTGPAYRELADVLRLLILDGRIPLDTALPSERSLCAAIAVSRTTVTAAYASLREQGFLSSGQGSRGRTRIPELTPFGPALFGPAPSGPQPPSAGPLAPGLTAPGLTAPGLAAPGGLIDLAYSALPASGEVVHRAFAAALTELPALLPGFGYDALGLLPLRQAVADRYSAAGVPTQPGQVMVTSGAQHALTIIIRTLTDRQDRVLVEHPSYPHALDAIRSARCRPVPVAFTESGWDLPALESTIAQQQPKLAYVVPDFHNPTGMIMPDAQRRRLARAAAAAGTVLVADETLRDLNLDGVATTPLAGFSSTVVSIGSLSKSHWGGLRTGWIRASEPMIQRFAAARTTLDLGGPVMEQLAAAHLVRALEEPLPALLQTLRRNRSALLGFLAEHLPTWQVAPPPGGLSVWCRLPGPISTALTVLAPDFGLRLAAGPRFGIGGAFERNLRLPFTLPPDKLETAVLALRAAQDKLDAVPQLRRSLTQAPAVAIA; this is encoded by the coding sequence ATGGCTGCCGCGCTTACTGCCCTTGCTTTGTCCCGCCTCCTTGGCCCTTGGAACACCGGAACCGGCCCGGCCTACCGTGAACTGGCCGACGTGCTGCGGTTGCTCATCCTGGATGGGCGGATCCCACTCGACACGGCCCTGCCCAGCGAGCGTTCCCTTTGCGCCGCGATCGCAGTCAGCCGAACCACCGTCACCGCGGCCTACGCCAGCCTGCGGGAGCAAGGATTCCTCAGCAGCGGGCAAGGCAGCCGCGGCAGGACCCGCATCCCTGAACTGACTCCCTTCGGCCCGGCACTCTTCGGGCCTGCCCCCTCTGGCCCCCAGCCGCCGTCGGCCGGCCCTTTGGCGCCAGGGCTGACGGCGCCCGGACTCACTGCACCTGGACTGGCCGCGCCCGGAGGACTCATCGATCTTGCATACTCCGCGCTCCCCGCGAGCGGCGAGGTGGTGCACCGGGCCTTCGCCGCGGCCCTGACGGAACTACCTGCCCTGCTCCCAGGTTTTGGGTACGACGCCTTGGGGCTGCTGCCGTTGCGCCAGGCCGTGGCGGACCGGTATTCGGCGGCCGGAGTGCCAACGCAGCCCGGCCAGGTCATGGTGACGTCGGGTGCCCAGCACGCCCTCACCATCATCATCCGCACCCTGACGGACCGGCAGGACCGGGTCCTCGTGGAACATCCCAGCTACCCCCACGCACTTGATGCCATCCGCTCCGCCCGGTGCCGCCCGGTCCCGGTGGCCTTCACAGAGTCCGGCTGGGACCTGCCCGCACTGGAATCCACCATCGCGCAACAACAGCCAAAGCTTGCCTACGTGGTCCCGGACTTCCACAACCCCACGGGCATGATCATGCCTGACGCCCAGCGCCGCCGGCTGGCGCGCGCGGCCGCCGCGGCCGGAACCGTGCTGGTGGCAGATGAGACGCTTCGCGACCTCAACCTCGACGGCGTTGCCACTACTCCCCTCGCCGGGTTCAGCAGCACTGTTGTGTCCATCGGGTCGCTGAGCAAATCCCACTGGGGCGGCCTGCGCACCGGCTGGATCCGGGCATCGGAACCAATGATCCAGCGCTTCGCCGCCGCCCGCACCACCTTGGACCTCGGCGGGCCCGTGATGGAGCAACTGGCGGCAGCCCACCTGGTCCGGGCACTGGAGGAGCCACTGCCCGCGCTGCTGCAGACGCTTCGCCGCAACCGGTCCGCACTGCTCGGCTTCCTTGCCGAGCACCTGCCGACATGGCAGGTGGCACCTCCGCCGGGCGGCCTCTCTGTGTGGTGCCGGCTGCCCGGACCCATCAGCACGGCCCTGACCGTACTCGCACCGGACTTTGGCCTCAGGCTGGCAGCCGGTCCACGCTTCGGGATCGGCGGCGCCTTCGAACGCAACCTGCGGCTGCCCTTCACGCTCCCGCCGGACAAACTGGAGACCGCGGTCCTGGCGCTGCGGGCCGCCCAGGACAAACTCGACGCGGTACCCCAGCTCCGGCGGTCTCTGACCCAGGCGCCCGCCGTCGCCATCGCCTGA
- a CDS encoding SRPBCC family protein, whose product MTENRDFEIVYDTELPGTPERVWEAVTNGTPAWMFPTDQWPDVKTVEEYPRHLVSRMDGPDGWVNQLEHVLEPLEGGRARLHYVHSGIFADNWDQQYDGASRHTEFYLHTLGQYLQYFDGRPVVFTDIQAPAASQEPGGFSRLREALGAGSVGQGARVEVELDSVGRLEGEVDFSNEHFLGIRTADALYRFFGRNAWGAPVGMTVHDFSGAGDSEATAKAWGGLLERVYG is encoded by the coding sequence ATGACTGAGAACCGAGACTTCGAAATCGTCTACGACACTGAACTTCCCGGCACTCCCGAGCGGGTCTGGGAAGCGGTCACCAACGGGACGCCGGCGTGGATGTTTCCCACGGACCAGTGGCCGGACGTCAAGACCGTGGAGGAGTACCCCCGCCATCTGGTGTCCCGGATGGACGGCCCGGACGGCTGGGTCAACCAGCTAGAGCATGTGCTGGAGCCGCTGGAGGGCGGCCGCGCGCGGCTCCACTACGTCCACAGCGGCATCTTCGCCGACAACTGGGACCAGCAGTACGACGGCGCCAGCCGCCACACAGAGTTCTACCTGCACACGCTGGGCCAGTACCTGCAGTACTTTGACGGGCGGCCCGTGGTGTTCACCGATATCCAGGCCCCTGCGGCCTCCCAGGAGCCGGGCGGGTTCAGCCGGCTGCGCGAAGCCCTGGGTGCCGGTTCCGTGGGGCAGGGGGCGCGGGTTGAAGTGGAACTCGACAGCGTCGGCCGGCTTGAGGGCGAGGTGGACTTTTCCAACGAGCACTTCCTGGGCATTCGCACCGCTGACGCGCTGTACCGGTTCTTCGGCCGCAACGCGTGGGGTGCCCCCGTGGGCATGACGGTGCACGACTTCAGCGGCGCGGGTGATTCCGAGGCAACTGCCAAGGCGTGGGGCGGCTTGCTGGAGCGGGTGTACGGGTAG